A single window of Usitatibacter rugosus DNA harbors:
- a CDS encoding cytochrome b: protein MNYTERYTRTAIALHWIAAVLILGNLAWGLYMVSLEFSPAKLKYYSWHKWTGVTIFVLAAARLLWRLKHPAPPLPAHMPVWESRAAHASHILLYVLFFAGPLTGWLFSSAGGFQTVYFGVLPIPDLLGKDRELADVLKVVHRSTVYALGGLIALHAAAAVKHHVIDRDDVLTRMLPFLKPRPPAPTPTVLPPTP from the coding sequence ATGAACTATACCGAGCGCTACACCCGCACGGCGATCGCGCTGCACTGGATCGCCGCCGTCCTCATCCTCGGCAACCTTGCGTGGGGCCTGTACATGGTCTCGCTGGAGTTCTCGCCGGCGAAGCTCAAGTACTACTCCTGGCACAAGTGGACGGGCGTGACGATCTTCGTGCTGGCCGCGGCGCGCCTGCTGTGGCGGCTGAAGCATCCCGCGCCGCCCCTGCCCGCGCACATGCCCGTGTGGGAGAGCCGTGCCGCGCATGCCTCGCACATCCTGCTCTATGTCCTATTCTTCGCAGGGCCATTGACGGGCTGGCTCTTCAGCTCCGCCGGCGGTTTCCAGACCGTCTACTTCGGTGTCCTGCCGATTCCCGATCTCCTCGGGAAGGATCGCGAGCTGGCCGATGTTCTCAAGGTGGTGCACCGCTCCACGGTCTATGCGTTAGGTGGACTGATCGCTCTCCACGCCGCGGCCGCCGTGAAGCACCACGTCATCGACCGCGACGATGTCCTCACCCGCATGCTGCCGTTCCTGAAGCCCCGCCCTCCCGCCCCAACTCCTACGGTCCTGCCTCCCACGCCATGA
- a CDS encoding YceI family protein, which translates to MKRIALLLVAALFALPALAAPKKIDASKSYIRFVSKQMNVPVEGKFKTLDGTVDFDPKKPEATKAEFEVDLGSIDMGTTEGETEAKRPLWFNVPQFPKGKFTVSSVKAAGPNKFEAAGALTIKGITQNITTSFTLNDAGTTRTVEGQFTLKRLQFKIGEKQWADTETVADDVLVKYRFVLPL; encoded by the coding sequence ATGAAACGAATCGCCCTCCTGCTCGTTGCCGCGCTCTTCGCGCTCCCGGCTCTCGCCGCGCCGAAGAAGATCGATGCCTCGAAGAGCTACATCCGCTTCGTGTCGAAGCAGATGAACGTCCCCGTCGAAGGCAAGTTCAAGACCCTCGACGGCACCGTGGACTTCGACCCGAAGAAGCCCGAGGCCACGAAGGCCGAGTTCGAGGTGGACCTGGGCTCCATCGACATGGGGACCACGGAAGGCGAGACCGAGGCCAAGCGTCCGCTGTGGTTCAACGTGCCGCAGTTCCCCAAGGGCAAGTTCACCGTGTCCTCGGTGAAGGCCGCGGGCCCGAACAAGTTCGAGGCCGCGGGCGCGCTCACCATCAAGGGCATCACCCAGAACATCACGACGTCGTTCACGCTCAACGACGCCGGAACCACGCGCACCGTCGAAGGCCAGTTCACGCTGAAACGCCTGCAGTTCAAGATCGGCGAGAAGCAATGGGCCGACACCGAAACCGTTGCCGACGACGTCCTCGTCAAGTACCGCTTCGTCCTTCCCCTCTGA